In Zymoseptoria tritici IPO323 chromosome 7, whole genome shotgun sequence, a single genomic region encodes these proteins:
- a CDS encoding L-asparaginase (II like protein, may be involved in the hydrolysis of asparagine to aspartic acid and ammonia.) translates to MAGRFFLSLALATLTCALPNSSPLLRRDDTYDLSTPVNASLPNVTIFATGGTIASQGTTNTQTVGYSIGLGVQQLVDAVPELLNISNINGMQISNVGSGDINSTILLSLYSSISAELLKPEIAGVVVTHGTDTLEETAFFLDLVLNSTKPVILVGAMRPATALSADGPLNLFQAVTLASSPKAANRGVMIVLNDRIGSAWYTTKMNANSLDTFKSTEVGQLGFFINQVPYFYFAPTMPTGKLYFNISGKMDLPKVDILYAHQDMDGLLFSAARDSGATGIVYAGVGAGGMPAKATVLAEELFNATGVPVVASHRSADGFVPDGDEGASVVGSGFFNPQKARIVLMLAISVGWGGVEQVRELFLRGLM, encoded by the coding sequence ATGGCGGGCCGCTTCTTTTTATCTCTCGCGCTGGCGACGTTGACCTGCGCTCTCCccaactcctctcctcttctccgacgAGACGACACGTACGATCTGTCCACACCTGTCAACGCTAGTCTTCCCAATGTCACGATCTTCGCTACTGGCGGTACAATCGCCAGCCAAGGCACAACAAATACTCAGACTGTCGGCTACAGTATCGGCCTCGGCGTGCAGCAACTCGTCGACGCTGTCCCAGAACTCCTCAACATCTCCAACATCAATGGCATGCAGATCTCCAACGTCGGATCCGGAGACATCAACTCCACCATTCTGCTCAGCCTCTAcagctccatctccgccgagCTTCTGAAACCTGAGATCGCCGGAGTTGTGGTCACCCACGGTACCGATACGCTGGAAGAGacagccttcttcctcgacctcgtgCTGAACAGTACCAAGCCGGTCATCCTGGTCGGAGCGATGCGTCCCGCCACAGCACTCAGCGCCGACGGTCCATTGAACCTCTTCCAAGCGGTGACGCTTGCTTCATCTCCCAAAGCCGCCAACCGTGGAGTTATGATCGTGCTCAACGACCGCATCGGCTCAGCTTGGTACACCACCAAGATGAATGCCAACTCGCTTGATACGTTCAAGTCCACGGAAGTGGGTCAGTTGGGGTTCTTCATCAATCAAGTGCCATACTTTTACTTTGCTCCCACCATGCCCACTGGGAAACTGTACTTCAACATCTCTGGCAAGATGGATTTGCCGAAGGTTGACATCTTATACGCACATCAAGACATGGATGGCCTTCTATTCTCCGCAGCGAGAGATTCTGGAGCGACGGGTATCGTGTATGCCGGGGTTGGAGCGGGAGGTATGCCGGCAAAGGCGACTGTGCTCGCGGAAGAGTTGTTCAATGCTACGGGCGTGCCCGTAGTGGCGAGTCATCGGAGTGCGGATGGTTTTGTACCGGACGGAGACGAAGGGGCGAGTGTGGTGGGTAGTGGATTCTTCAATCCGCAGAAAGCGAGGATCGTTTTGATGCTGGCAATTTCTGTTGGTTGGGGAGGAGTCGAGCAGGTAAGGGAGCTGTTCTTGAGAGGACTTATGTGA
- a CDS encoding rRNA-processing protein fcf1 has translation MGVQKKTRKFGAVKRVISQRDARVKKNIMKNESDEKKKKEQGDNVVRDVPQVPSSMFFQHNTALQPPYQVLVDTNFLSHTVHHKLPLLPTLMDTLYATCTPIITSCVMAELEKLGPKYRIALQIARDERWERLQCDHKGTYADDCIVDRVMKQRVYLVATNDRDLKRRIRKVPGVPILSVARGKYVIERLPDAPEH, from the exons ATGGGTGTCCAGAAGAAGACGCGCAAGTTCGGCGCCGTCAAGCGGGTGATCAGCCAGCGTGATGCCCGAGTGAAGAAGAACATCATGAAAAATGAGagcgacgagaagaagaagaaagagcaAGGCGACAATGTCGTTCGCGATGT CCCACAAGTCCCCAGCAGCATGTTCTTTCAACACAACACCGCCCTGCAACCACCTTACCAAGTCCTCGTCGATACCAATTTCCTCTCCCACACCGTCCACCACAAACTCCCGCTCCTCCCGACATTAATGGACACGCTCTACGCGACCTGCACACCAATCATCACCTCCTGCGTCATGGCCGAGTTGGAAAAGCTGGGACCGAAGTACCGCATCGCATTACAGATTGCAAGAGATGAGAGATGGGAGAGGCTGCAGTGCGATCACAAGGGAACATATGCAGATGACTGCATTGTCGACCGGGTCATGAAGCAGAGAGTGTACTTGGTGGCGACGAACGATAGGGACTTGAAGAGACGGATCAGGAAAGTGCCCGGTGTGCCGATTCTGAGCGTGGCGAGGGGCAAGTATGTGATTGAGAGGCTGCCTGATGCGCCGGAGCATTGA